One Glandiceps talaboti chromosome 2, keGlaTala1.1, whole genome shotgun sequence genomic region harbors:
- the LOC144446381 gene encoding cytosolic beta-glucosidase-like, protein MKLHRGFTLLLLFKLTLGVEFVYDEFQDPERDALYYDTFPDDFIFSSATSAYQIEGAWNIDGRKPSIWDTHAHIEGRTYNGDNGDVACDSYHKYKVDVALMVELGLEYYRFSISWSRVLPDGTINNVNELGIQYYNNLIDELLANGIQPMVTLYHWDLPQALNDSYEGWIGEDIISDFNDYADLCFNRFGDRVKIWITFNEPWIVALLGYESGSFAPGVVAPGPIPYLVAHHLIKAHAEAWHTYNNKYRSTQKGMVGITLNSDWNEPYDPTDANHVAASEQAMQFAMGWFGHPVFKNGDYPEIMKTRIAKISAEQGYNQSRLPEFTDEEKLFIAKTGDFLGLNHYSTNYVVNADSDDYSLPPYWGKDSNIPSWKEESWPTSGSSWLKPVPWGIRGILNWIHNEYDGIESYVTENGVSTKDVYELNDESRIKYYKSYMNEVLKAVKIDGVNCKGYTAWSLMDNFEWGSGYSERFGMHYVNFTDDDRPRQAKNSALFLAQIVKDHGFIDPATGGSSYVTATAIVTVLAFVLAKIL, encoded by the exons ATGAAATTACACAGAGGATTCACTCTTCTCCTTCTCTTCAAACTCACTCTTGGCGTTGAGTTCGTTTACGATGAGTTCCAAGATCCAGAAAGAGATGCTCTTTACTATGATACATTCCCCgatgattttattttcagttctGCAACGTCAGCTTACCAAATCGAAGGAGCTTGGAACATAGACGGCAGAAAACCGAGTATCTGGGACACTCATGCACATATAGAAGGTAGAACGTACAATGGTGACAACGGAGACGTTGCATGTGACAGTTAtcataaatataaagttgacgTTGCTCTCATGGTAGAGTTAGGACTGGAGTATTACCGGTTTTCTATCTCTTGGTCACGTGTTCTACCAGATGGCACCATCAATAACGTCAACGAACTTGGTATACAGTACTACAACAACTTGATTGATGAACTTTTGGCGAACGGAATACAACCCATGGTAACATTGTACCATTGGGATCTGCctcaagctttaaatgacagtTATGAAGGATGGATAGGCGAAGACATAATAAGTGACTTTAATGACTATGCAGATTTATGCTTCAACAGATTTGGTGATCGTGTAAAGATTTGGATCACCTTCAATGAGCCATGGATCGTTGCCTTATTGGGCTATGAAAGTGGTAGTTTCGCACCTGGTGTCGTTGCACCTGGCCCTATTCCTTACCTTGTTGCCCATCATTTGATCAAGGCCCATGCAGAAGCCTGGCacacttacaataacaaatacaGAAGTACCCAGAAAGGCATGGTGGGAATAACTCTGAACTCTGACTGGAATGAACCATACGACCCAACTGATGCTAACCATGTTGCTGCATCGGAACAAGCCATGCAGTTTGCCATGGGATGGTTTGGTCACCCAGTATTCAAAAATGGCGATTATCCTGAAATCATGAAAACCAGGATAGCTAAAATAAGTGCAGAACAAGGATACAACCAGTCTCGACTACCCGAATTCACGGATGAAGAGAAACTCTTTATCGCGAAGACCGGAGATTTCTTAGGACTTAATCACTACAGCACAAATTATGTTGTAAATGCTGATAGCGATGACTATAGTTTACCACCATATTGGGGGAAGGATAGCAACATTCCATCCTGGAAGGAAGAAAGCTGGCCAACATCGGGATCAAGTTGGTTGAAACCAGTGCCTTGGGGTATTAGAGGAATACTGAACTGGATCCACAATGAATATGATGGCATCGAGTCCTACGTCACAGAAAATGGAGTGTCAACTAAGGATGTGTATGAATTGAATGACGAAAGCAGAATCAAATATTATAAATCATACATGAACGAAGTCTTAAAAG CTGTCAAGATCGATGGCGTGAACTGCAAAGGGTACACAGCATGGTCACTTATGGACAACTTCGAATGGGGGTCGGGATATAGTGAACGTTTCGGGATGCATTACGTCAACTTTACAGACGATGACCGTCCACGCCAAGCCAAAAATTCAGCTTTATTTTTAGCTCAAATCGTCAAAGATCATGGTTTTATAGATCCAGCAACGGGTGGAAGCAGTTACGTCACAGCGACAGCTATCGTAACCGTTCTAGCATTTGTATTAGCAAAGATTTTGTAA
- the LOC144446391 gene encoding cytosolic beta-glucosidase-like, whose protein sequence is MKVHRGFTLLLLFKLTLGVEFVYDEFQDPERDALYYDTFPDDFIFSSATSAYQIEGAWDVDGREPSIWDTHAHTDGKTYNGDNGDVACDSYHKYEVDVALMVDLGLEYYRFSISWSRVLPDGTINNVNELGIQYYNNLIDELLANGIQPMVTLYHWDLPQALNDSYEGWIGEESISDFNDYADLCFDRFGDRVKYWITFNEPWIVALLGYESGVFAPGVVAPGHIPYLVAHHLIKAHAEAWHNYDDNYRSTQKGMVGITLNSDWSEPHDPTNPDHVAASEQAMQFALGWFGHPIYKNGDYPEIMKTRIANISAEQGYNQSRLPEFTEEEKLFIANTGDFYGLNHYSTNYVVNAESQDYSLPGYWGKDVNIPSWKEESWPTSGSDWLKPVPWGIRGILNWIHNEYDGIESYVTENGVSTKDVYELNDESRIKYFKSYMNEVLKAVKIDGVNCKGYTAWSLMDNFEWGAGYSERFGMHYVNFTDDDRPREAKNSALLLAQIISDHGFIDPATGGSSYITATAIVTVLAFVLTQLSLPF, encoded by the exons ATGAAAGTGCACAGAGGATTCACTCTTCTCCTTCTCTTCAAACTCACTCTTGGTGTTGAGTTCGTTTACGATGAGTTCCAAGATCCAGAAAGAGATGCTCTTTACTATGATACATTCCCCGACGATTTTATCTTCAGTTCCGCAACGTCAGCTTACCAAATCGAAGGAGCTTGGGACGTTGATGGAAGAGAGCCGAGTATCTGGGACACTCATGCGCATACTGATGGCAAAACCTATAACGGTGACAACGGAGACGTTGCATGTGACAGTTACCACAAATACGAAGTTGACGTTGCTCTCATGGTAGATTTAGGACTGGAGTATTACCGGTTTTCTATCTCTTGGTCACGTGTTCTACCAGATGGCACCATCAATAACGTCAACGAACTTGGTATACAGTACTACAACAACTTGATTGATGAACTTCTAGCGAACGGAATACAACCCATGGTAACATTGTACCATTGGGATCTGCctcaagctttaaatgacagtTATGAAGGATGGATAGGCGAAGAGAGCATCAGCGACTTTAATGACTATGCAGATTTATGCTTCGACAGATTTGGCGATCGTGTAAAGTACTGGATCACCTTTAATGAACCGTGGATCGTTGCTTTACTGGGATATGAAAGTGGTGTTTTCGCACCTGGTGTCGTTGCTCCCGGTCATATTCCTTACCTTGTTGCCCATCATTTGATCAAGGCCCATGCAGAAGCCTGGCACAATTACGATGACAACTACAGAAGTACCCAGAAAGGCATGGTTGGAATAACTCTTAACTCTGATTGGAGTGAACCACACGACCCAACTAATCCTGATCATGTAGCCGCATCGGAACAAGCCATGCAGTTTGCACTGGGTTGGTTTGGCCATCCGATCTACAAGAACGGTGATTATCCTGAAATCATGAAAACCAGAATAGCCAACATAAGTGCAGAACAAGGGTACAACCAGTCTCGACTACCCGAATTTACAGAAGAAGAGAAACTCTTTATCGCGAATACCGGAGATTTCTATGGACTTAATCACTACAGCACGAATTATGTTGTAAATGCCGAAAGTCAAGACTATAGTTTACCAGGTTATTGGGGGAAGGATGTAAACATTCCGTCTTGGAAGGAAGAAAGCTGGCCAACATCAGGATCTGATTGGTTGAAACCAGTGCCTTGGGGTATTAGAGGAATACTGAACTGGATCCATAATGAATATGATGGCATCGAGTCCTACGTCACAGAAAATGGAGTGTCAACTAAGGATGTGTATGAATTGAATGACGAAAGCAGAATCAAATATTTTAAGTCATACATGAATGAAGTATTAAAAG CTGTCAAGATCGATGGCGTGAACTGCAAAGGGTACACAGCATGGTCACTTATGGACAACTTCGAATGGGGTGCAGGATACAGCGAACGTTTCGGGATGCATTATGTCAATTTTACAGACGATGACCGTCCACGCGAAGCCAAAAATTCAGCTTTATTGTTAGCTCAAATCATTAGCGATCATGGCTTTATAGACCCAGCAACGGGTGGAAGCAGTTACATCACTGCGACAGCTATCGTAACCGTTCTAGCATTTGTATTAACACAGCTATCGTTACCGTTCTAG